A single window of Martelella sp. NC20 DNA harbors:
- the dgoD gene encoding galactonate dehydratase codes for MKITAIETVVVNAIHRNWIFVKVVTDQPGLHGWGEATLEWKTRAVTATVDDLAPFLIGQDPARIEHLVRRMTHFSFWPLGSIGLSAVSGIEQALWDIKGKVLGVPVWELLGGRVRDKVRVYTHLRRAKIGAQVGTGDISAFCDAVQETVEMGYEAVKLGFVPYSGYDAPLPSVRHVEKLAAAVRERVGDGIDIMTDFHGRPQSIDAAKAYIDAIAPIRPLFVEEAIQPGNTPAMADLARRVDCPLATGERLFTPREFAEVAETRAVAYIQPDLAHCVGFSGGRRIAAIAEAAGIGVCPHNPMGPVAGAVALQFDVATPNFVIQEEAVGLVPWFTDICSAYPLDLVNGFWHAPEAPGLGIEINEEEAARHPFEQEVIPAMEACLSDGTVAHW; via the coding sequence GTGAAAATAACCGCAATCGAAACCGTTGTCGTCAATGCGATCCACCGGAACTGGATCTTCGTAAAAGTCGTCACCGACCAGCCGGGACTCCATGGCTGGGGCGAGGCGACGCTTGAATGGAAGACCCGCGCCGTCACCGCCACCGTCGACGACCTCGCCCCGTTCCTGATTGGCCAGGACCCGGCCCGGATCGAGCATCTTGTCCGCCGCATGACCCATTTCAGCTTCTGGCCGCTCGGCAGCATCGGCCTTTCGGCCGTCTCCGGCATCGAGCAGGCGCTCTGGGACATCAAGGGCAAGGTGCTGGGCGTTCCGGTCTGGGAGCTTCTCGGCGGCCGGGTGCGCGACAAGGTGCGGGTCTACACCCACCTGCGTCGCGCCAAGATCGGCGCCCAGGTCGGAACCGGCGACATCTCCGCCTTCTGCGACGCCGTGCAGGAAACCGTGGAAATGGGCTATGAGGCGGTCAAGCTCGGCTTCGTGCCCTATAGCGGCTACGACGCGCCGCTGCCCTCCGTACGCCATGTCGAAAAGCTCGCCGCCGCGGTGCGCGAGCGGGTCGGCGACGGCATCGACATCATGACCGACTTCCACGGACGGCCGCAATCGATCGATGCCGCCAAGGCCTATATCGACGCGATCGCCCCGATCCGCCCGCTGTTCGTCGAGGAGGCGATCCAGCCCGGCAACACGCCCGCCATGGCCGATCTCGCCCGCCGCGTCGACTGCCCGCTCGCGACCGGCGAGCGGCTGTTCACCCCGCGCGAATTCGCCGAGGTGGCCGAAACCCGCGCCGTTGCCTACATCCAGCCCGACCTCGCCCATTGCGTCGGCTTTTCCGGTGGCCGCAGGATCGCCGCGATCGCCGAGGCCGCCGGCATCGGTGTCTGCCCGCACAACCCGATGGGCCCGGTCGCCGGAGCCGTCGCCCTGCAGTTCGACGTCGCCACCCCGAATTTCGTGATCCAGGAGGAGGCCGTCGGCCTCGTGCCGTGGTTCACGGATATCTGCAGCGCCTATCCGCTCGATCTCGTCAACGGCTTCTGGCACGCCCCGGAGGCCCCCGGCCTCGGCATCGAGATCAATGAAGAGGAAGCCGCCAGGCATCCCTTCGAGCAGGAGGTCATCCCGGCAATGGAAGCCTGCCTGTCGGACGGAACGGTCGCGCACTGGTGA
- a CDS encoding alpha/beta hydrolase gives MAKRDLYRNRDFIPDFDAIMAETEARSRAFADRSRIERNVRYGPTPRQSFDLVFPPEPAPDAPLHMFIHGGYWRAGSKETHTLVAAPVIAAGGIAALVGYDLMPDTRLAEIVAQVRSAARHLVELAPDIGADPKRFTVSGHSAGAHLATLLASNAPGDDRPPVLPKLRGMLLVSGIYDLSDIPGSFLKDEAGMRADEAQAWSPLASRHTPGPLRIITRGEVETAPFQDQAVALHALLTRDAQQAELRTEPGANHLSIVFELSDPQAALGRKLSGLVAAS, from the coding sequence ATGGCGAAACGCGATCTCTACCGAAACCGGGACTTCATTCCCGACTTTGATGCGATCATGGCCGAAACGGAGGCGCGCAGCCGCGCCTTCGCCGACCGGTCACGCATCGAGCGAAATGTGCGTTACGGGCCCACCCCCAGGCAGAGCTTCGACCTTGTCTTTCCGCCGGAGCCCGCTCCGGACGCGCCCCTTCACATGTTCATCCACGGCGGCTACTGGCGGGCGGGCAGCAAGGAGACGCATACGCTCGTCGCCGCGCCGGTGATTGCGGCAGGCGGTATCGCGGCGCTGGTCGGTTATGATCTGATGCCGGATACCCGGCTGGCCGAAATCGTCGCGCAGGTGCGTTCGGCTGCGCGACACCTCGTGGAGCTTGCGCCGGATATCGGCGCTGACCCGAAGCGGTTCACCGTCAGTGGCCATTCCGCCGGCGCTCATCTGGCCACGCTCCTTGCTTCCAATGCGCCCGGCGACGACCGGCCGCCCGTTTTGCCGAAGCTGCGCGGCATGCTTCTGGTGAGCGGCATTTACGATCTTTCCGACATTCCCGGTTCCTTTCTGAAAGACGAAGCCGGAATGCGCGCAGACGAAGCGCAGGCATGGTCGCCGCTGGCTTCCCGGCATACACCGGGACCGCTGCGGATCATCACGCGGGGGGAGGTCGAGACGGCGCCATTCCAGGACCAGGCGGTTGCCCTGCATGCCCTGCTCACCCGCGACGCGCAGCAGGCGGAACTGCGGACAGAACCTGGCGCCAATCATCTTTCGATCGTCTTTGAACTTTCCGATCCGCAGGCAGCGCTTGGCCGAAAGCTTTCTGGATTGGTGGCGGCATCCTGA
- a CDS encoding NAD-dependent succinate-semialdehyde dehydrogenase, producing MTLDTAFSGYADPALHARGLFIGGKWEAGTASIPVHDPSTGNILADVADAGVDDALRAVDAAASAAESWRNTSSRQRSEILRCWFDLMRKHAEELALLISLENGKALADARGEVAYAAEFFRWYAEEATRVGGEFRHTPSGAHNILVDHEPIGIAVLITPWNFPAAMATRKIGPALAAGCTVILKPASETPLTAYAMARLGEEAGVPPGVVNVLTTSKPGPVTAAMLADKRVRKLSFTGSTGVGRTLLAEAAKSVVSCSMELGGNAPFLVFDDADIDAALDGAMVAKMRNGGEACTAANRFYVQSGIHDAFVEGLTNRMAALKLGRGYDPDVQCGPMITTKAVEKIDRLVSEAKARGARATTGGEPVAGSGYYYPPTVLVDVPTDAALAQEEIFGPVAAVYRFETEEEAVRLANDTEYGLAAYVYSRDVMRAMRVGRGIDTGMVGINRGLMSDPAAPFGGTKQSGLGREGGVTGILEFMEPKYFAVEF from the coding sequence ATGACGCTCGACACCGCCTTCTCCGGCTATGCTGATCCCGCTCTTCACGCCAGGGGCTTGTTCATAGGCGGGAAGTGGGAGGCTGGCACCGCAAGTATCCCGGTGCATGATCCCTCAACAGGAAACATACTTGCAGACGTCGCCGATGCGGGGGTCGACGATGCGTTGCGGGCGGTAGATGCCGCCGCTTCTGCCGCTGAAAGCTGGCGCAACACGTCGTCCCGCCAGCGGTCGGAGATCCTGCGCTGCTGGTTCGACCTGATGCGCAAACATGCCGAAGAACTGGCCCTTCTGATTTCGCTCGAAAATGGCAAGGCGCTGGCAGATGCGCGTGGAGAGGTGGCTTATGCCGCCGAGTTCTTCCGCTGGTATGCTGAAGAGGCAACGCGGGTTGGCGGCGAATTCCGTCATACGCCCTCCGGAGCGCACAATATCCTCGTCGATCACGAGCCGATCGGTATTGCCGTTCTCATCACGCCTTGGAATTTCCCGGCCGCAATGGCGACGCGCAAGATCGGCCCGGCACTGGCCGCCGGTTGCACAGTGATCCTGAAGCCCGCCTCCGAAACGCCGCTGACCGCCTATGCGATGGCCCGGCTCGGCGAGGAGGCCGGCGTCCCGCCCGGCGTCGTGAACGTGCTGACGACCTCGAAGCCCGGCCCCGTGACGGCGGCCATGCTCGCCGACAAGCGGGTTCGCAAGCTGTCTTTCACCGGGTCGACCGGGGTCGGGCGCACGCTTCTGGCTGAAGCGGCGAAATCGGTGGTGAGCTGCTCGATGGAACTGGGCGGCAACGCTCCCTTCCTTGTGTTCGATGATGCCGATATCGATGCCGCGCTCGATGGCGCGATGGTTGCCAAGATGCGCAATGGCGGCGAGGCCTGCACCGCAGCCAATCGGTTCTACGTGCAATCCGGCATCCACGACGCTTTCGTGGAAGGGTTGACGAACAGGATGGCGGCGCTGAAACTTGGACGGGGCTACGATCCGGATGTCCAGTGCGGCCCGATGATCACCACCAAAGCGGTGGAAAAGATCGACCGTCTGGTGTCGGAGGCCAAGGCCCGCGGCGCCCGGGCGACGACTGGTGGGGAGCCAGTGGCGGGAAGCGGATACTACTATCCCCCGACGGTGCTCGTGGACGTGCCGACCGACGCCGCGCTGGCGCAGGAAGAGATATTCGGCCCCGTAGCGGCCGTTTACCGCTTCGAGACCGAGGAGGAGGCGGTGCGTCTCGCAAACGATACCGAATATGGGCTTGCGGCCTATGTCTATTCGCGCGACGTCATGCGGGCGATGCGTGTCGGGCGCGGGATCGATACCGGGATGGTGGGTATCAATCGCGGGTTGATGTCTGACCCCGCAGCGCCTTTCGGCGGCACCAAGCAGAGCGGCCTTGGGCGTGAAGGCGGTGTTACGGGCATCCTTGAGTTCATGGAGCCCAAATACTTCGCTGTTGAGTTTTGA
- a CDS encoding iron-containing alcohol dehydrogenase, translated as MTLFGTIRAPRELIFGSGQRQALGAVASKLGQRALVVTDERLTGDGDFKRMVAQLKAAGLSVRVDGSALPDVPVEAAAASAEAARDFAPDLVIGVGGGSCLDMAKCVAVLLTHGGRPQDYYGEFKVPGPVMPLIAVPTTAGTGSEATPVAVLSDTEQQLKVGISSPYIIPTVSICDPDLTLTCPPSLTAIAGADALTHAIEAFTAIRRDPVPGLAQERVFVGKNATSDHFALTAIGLLWNGLEKAFTDGSCVEARAKVMLGATTAGLAFGVAGTAAAHAIQYPVGALTHTAHGAGVACLMPYVMAWNAPAIGPELDQIAAVIGLKGRAEVIPAIAALFARIGIPRTLRDLGLAEDRLDWVAEQSCGIARLIQNNPRPLPLSDMRRLVGAAYHGELTVFETN; from the coding sequence ATGACCCTATTCGGCACGATCAGAGCCCCGAGAGAATTGATCTTCGGCTCGGGCCAGCGACAAGCCCTCGGGGCGGTCGCTTCAAAACTCGGGCAGCGTGCCTTGGTGGTGACTGACGAGCGGCTGACCGGCGACGGCGACTTCAAACGCATGGTGGCGCAACTCAAGGCGGCGGGCCTGTCCGTGCGGGTCGATGGTTCGGCTCTTCCGGACGTGCCCGTTGAAGCGGCGGCTGCCAGCGCCGAGGCAGCCCGTGATTTCGCGCCCGACCTTGTGATCGGCGTGGGCGGCGGGTCCTGCCTCGACATGGCGAAGTGCGTGGCCGTGCTGTTGACGCATGGAGGGAGGCCGCAGGACTATTATGGCGAGTTCAAGGTGCCCGGTCCGGTGATGCCCCTGATCGCGGTTCCGACCACCGCAGGCACCGGTTCAGAGGCGACGCCGGTCGCGGTGCTCTCGGATACCGAGCAGCAGCTCAAGGTTGGAATTTCCTCGCCCTATATCATCCCGACGGTCTCGATCTGCGATCCGGATCTGACGCTGACCTGTCCGCCCTCACTGACGGCGATCGCCGGAGCCGATGCGCTGACCCACGCCATCGAGGCCTTCACTGCTATCCGCCGCGATCCTGTGCCGGGCCTTGCGCAGGAACGGGTCTTCGTCGGTAAGAACGCGACCTCCGACCATTTCGCTCTGACGGCCATCGGGTTGCTCTGGAACGGCCTCGAAAAGGCGTTCACCGATGGGAGCTGCGTTGAGGCGCGCGCCAAGGTGATGCTGGGAGCAACGACTGCCGGCCTCGCCTTCGGCGTTGCCGGAACCGCCGCAGCCCATGCAATCCAGTACCCGGTCGGCGCGCTCACCCACACCGCGCACGGGGCCGGAGTGGCCTGTTTGATGCCCTATGTCATGGCGTGGAACGCCCCCGCGATCGGGCCCGAACTCGATCAGATCGCAGCGGTTATCGGTCTCAAAGGCAGGGCGGAGGTCATCCCGGCCATCGCCGCGCTTTTCGCTCGTATCGGCATTCCCCGCACGCTGCGCGATCTCGGGCTTGCCGAAGACCGGCTCGACTGGGTGGCCGAGCAGTCCTGCGGCATCGCCCGGTTGATCCAGAATAACCCGCGCCCGCTGCCGCTTTCGGACATGCGGCGGTTGGTTGGCGCGGCCTATCACGGCGAACTGACCGTATTTGAAACGAACTGA
- a CDS encoding Ldh family oxidoreductase, with the protein MLVSAGYLREIAEKALVAQEVAPSNARLQADLLIEAELRGLPSHGVQRLPRLIARLRAGLAHPVAGGKARRTGSGAFTIDGERGLGPVVMMRAIERLAAVAPEQGIALASIRNANHIGMLAYYVEAAVERGLIGIVMTTSEALVHPYGGTQAMLGTNPIAIGIPTGAEPFVLDIATSRVSMGKIHHHALTGTPIPDDWAVDADGHRTTDPEAAQTGAIAPFGDAKGYGLGLGVELLVASLAGSAFAPEVGGTLDAINVANKGDIVILIDPAAGERGSSGLAAYLDRLRASRAADPSRPVAVPGDGMRARRSRALADGIDLPDPLHEEIRALSEG; encoded by the coding sequence TTGTTGGTTTCGGCCGGTTATCTGCGTGAGATTGCGGAGAAAGCGCTTGTTGCGCAGGAGGTCGCGCCATCGAATGCCCGGCTTCAAGCCGACCTTCTGATCGAAGCGGAACTGCGGGGCCTGCCGTCTCATGGGGTCCAGAGACTGCCCCGCCTCATCGCGCGGTTGCGGGCCGGACTTGCCCATCCGGTCGCAGGCGGCAAGGCACGCAGAACAGGTTCCGGCGCTTTCACCATAGACGGAGAGCGGGGCCTCGGCCCGGTTGTGATGATGCGCGCTATAGAGCGACTTGCGGCGGTGGCGCCAGAGCAGGGCATCGCGCTGGCATCGATCCGGAACGCAAATCACATCGGGATGCTGGCCTACTATGTCGAGGCTGCGGTCGAGCGGGGATTGATCGGCATCGTGATGACCACCAGCGAAGCGCTGGTCCATCCCTATGGCGGCACGCAGGCGATGCTGGGAACCAATCCGATCGCCATCGGCATCCCCACCGGTGCCGAGCCCTTCGTCCTCGACATCGCAACCAGCCGCGTCTCGATGGGAAAGATACATCACCACGCCCTGACCGGCACGCCGATACCGGACGATTGGGCCGTTGACGCGGACGGCCACCGCACCACCGATCCCGAAGCAGCGCAGACCGGCGCGATCGCACCCTTCGGCGACGCCAAAGGATACGGTCTCGGTCTCGGCGTGGAACTGCTTGTCGCGTCACTGGCCGGATCGGCCTTCGCGCCCGAGGTGGGCGGCACGCTGGACGCAATCAACGTCGCGAACAAGGGCGACATCGTCATTCTGATCGACCCCGCGGCAGGCGAACGTGGTTCATCCGGACTGGCCGCTTACCTGGATCGCCTGCGCGCGTCGCGGGCGGCCGATCCTTCGAGGCCGGTGGCTGTTCCAGGCGACGGAATGCGAGCCCGGAGGAGCAGGGCGCTCGCTGACGGCATCGACCTGCCCGACCCGTTGCATGAAGAAATCCGGGCCCTTTCGGAAGGCTGA
- a CDS encoding GntR family transcriptional regulator has protein sequence MAVTTDHDHKGGFARPLSISESVHEQIYQRIMSLEIPPGARIPIDQLARELNVSQTPVRDALTRLEREGLVRKAHLIGYSSSPQLTPKEFDELYRFRLMLEPESARQACLRLTPEKLERIVSAAADMEKGEQPVSRNSRYSRFARADAHFHDEILKVADNEFARQALNDRHIHLHIFRLMFHSRVTQEALEEHERLLAAFRAGDADAAYHAMYDHIERSRDRLAAAFE, from the coding sequence ATGGCTGTAACGACGGATCACGACCACAAAGGCGGGTTCGCGCGGCCCTTGAGCATTTCCGAAAGCGTTCACGAACAAATCTATCAACGCATCATGTCGCTGGAGATTCCTCCGGGAGCCCGAATCCCCATCGATCAGTTGGCGCGAGAACTGAATGTCTCCCAGACCCCGGTGCGCGACGCCCTCACGCGGCTTGAGCGCGAAGGACTGGTGCGGAAGGCGCACCTGATCGGCTACTCTTCATCACCGCAGCTCACGCCGAAGGAATTTGACGAGCTTTACCGGTTCCGGCTGATGCTCGAGCCGGAGAGCGCCCGGCAGGCCTGCCTCAGGTTGACACCTGAGAAACTCGAACGGATCGTGAGCGCCGCTGCCGACATGGAGAAGGGCGAGCAGCCCGTGAGCCGCAACAGCCGCTATTCCCGTTTTGCTCGGGCGGATGCGCACTTTCATGACGAGATTCTGAAGGTTGCGGACAACGAGTTCGCCCGGCAGGCGCTGAACGACCGGCACATCCACCTGCACATCTTTCGCCTGATGTTCCACAGCCGCGTGACCCAGGAAGCGCTGGAGGAGCACGAACGCCTGCTCGCCGCATTCCGCGCGGGCGATGCGGACGCCGCCTACCATGCAATGTACGATCACATCGAGCGGTCGCGGGACCGGCTCGCGGCGGCCTTCGAATGA
- a CDS encoding sugar ABC transporter ATP-binding protein produces MTFPATDAACTGTVQEPPVLRAEDLSKAYGPITVLSDVTLDIRAGEVHAIIGENGAGKSTLMKLLSGHATPTGGTMSMSGKPVTFADAVQAEGGGVVLVHQEILLAADLTVAENLFLGRELSRGFAVDDRMMNRRTAEVLARVGSTARPTTRVGDLPLAQRQLVQIARALLDDRKVVILDEPTAMLANDEVDALLDIVRNLRAHGVAVLYISHRLEEVEALADRVTVLRDGKMIGTWPAQELDQRQMAELMVGRELSMLYPPKREPATAEPILKVEDLSVDHGRFAGSFSVRTGEVLGIGGMIGAGRTELIEGLLGLRPAQARAISINGTSVAKPDVSSMMAAGVVYLTEDRKGKGLLLNERLGPNLTLQALDMIIPGLRLNRRKEASAVQSAVQDYDIRVRTLSVEAGQLSGGNQQKLLLAKVMLAEPSVVIIDEPTRGIDIGNKSQIYRFIDGFVRAGKACIVISSELPELVGLSDRVLVMRAGRFVAELAGDDITEQNVVYAAASSRHDT; encoded by the coding sequence ATGACATTCCCTGCGACTGATGCCGCCTGCACCGGCACAGTGCAGGAACCGCCTGTGCTCCGCGCCGAGGACCTTTCCAAGGCCTATGGCCCGATCACGGTCTTGAGTGATGTAACGCTGGATATCCGTGCGGGCGAGGTGCACGCGATCATCGGTGAGAATGGCGCTGGCAAATCGACCCTGATGAAGCTTCTTTCGGGTCACGCCACACCGACCGGCGGCACGATGTCGATGTCGGGAAAGCCGGTCACCTTCGCCGACGCTGTTCAGGCCGAAGGTGGCGGAGTCGTGCTGGTGCATCAGGAAATCCTGCTCGCCGCCGATCTTACCGTGGCAGAGAACCTCTTCCTGGGGCGCGAACTGTCCCGCGGCTTTGCCGTCGATGACCGGATGATGAACCGTCGCACGGCCGAGGTGCTGGCGCGCGTCGGCTCCACGGCGCGCCCGACCACGCGGGTGGGTGATCTGCCGCTCGCGCAGCGGCAGCTTGTTCAGATCGCCCGAGCCCTGCTCGACGATCGCAAGGTCGTGATCCTGGATGAGCCGACGGCGATGCTGGCCAATGACGAAGTCGACGCGCTTCTGGACATCGTCAGGAACCTGCGCGCGCACGGCGTGGCGGTGCTCTACATCTCGCACCGGCTGGAAGAGGTCGAGGCGCTGGCTGATCGCGTCACCGTGCTTCGCGATGGCAAGATGATCGGAACCTGGCCTGCGCAGGAACTCGATCAGCGCCAGATGGCCGAACTCATGGTCGGGCGGGAGCTCTCGATGCTTTATCCGCCGAAACGGGAGCCGGCGACAGCGGAACCGATTCTCAAGGTCGAAGATCTCTCGGTCGATCACGGCCGGTTCGCCGGTTCCTTCAGCGTCCGGACGGGGGAAGTCCTTGGCATCGGCGGCATGATCGGGGCTGGCCGCACGGAATTGATCGAAGGGCTGTTGGGACTTCGCCCCGCCCAGGCGCGCGCGATCTCGATCAACGGCACATCTGTCGCCAAGCCCGATGTCAGTTCGATGATGGCCGCAGGCGTCGTCTACCTGACCGAAGACCGCAAGGGCAAAGGTCTTCTCCTCAACGAGAGACTAGGACCGAACCTGACGCTCCAGGCGCTCGACATGATAATTCCCGGTCTGCGTCTCAACCGCAGGAAGGAAGCAAGCGCCGTGCAATCGGCTGTCCAGGATTACGACATCCGGGTTCGTACGCTCTCGGTCGAGGCTGGCCAGCTCTCGGGCGGCAACCAGCAGAAGCTGTTGCTGGCCAAGGTGATGCTCGCCGAACCCTCGGTCGTCATCATAGACGAGCCGACACGCGGCATCGACATCGGCAACAAGAGCCAGATCTACCGTTTCATCGACGGCTTCGTCCGGGCCGGCAAGGCCTGCATCGTCATTTCGTCCGAATTGCCCGAACTCGTCGGCTTGTCCGACCGCGTGCTGGTGATGCGTGCGGGACGTTTCGTTGCTGAGCTGGCGGGCGACGATATCACTGAACAGAACGTCGTCTATGCCGCTGCAAGCAGCAGACATGACACTTAG
- a CDS encoding ABC transporter permease, giving the protein MSSAEIAALPEREGFKIRWSDLAPFIALAVIVLLGTMINSNFMATNNILNVITRSAFIAIIGVGATFVIATGGLDLSVGSMMAFVVGVMIMAMNALVPWLGPWAIPAGALVALIVGSLCGLLNGLIITVGRIEPFIVTLGTMGIFRAFITYMTDGGSLSIDRSLRNAYRPVYFGDFLGIPYPVLITAVIALLGAFILYRTKYGRRVTAVGSNSDVARFSGVHVGRIRTMAFVIQGFCVAVAAICYVPRLGAATPTTGQLWELQVITAVVIGGTLLRGGKAHIWGTVAGALILEVIANVMVLSDMVSEYLVAAVQGAIIIIAMLAHRFTSSR; this is encoded by the coding sequence ATGAGCAGCGCAGAAATCGCAGCACTTCCGGAAAGAGAAGGCTTCAAGATCCGCTGGAGCGACCTTGCTCCGTTTATTGCCTTGGCAGTGATCGTGCTGCTGGGCACGATGATCAATTCCAACTTCATGGCGACAAACAATATCTTGAACGTCATCACGCGCAGCGCCTTCATAGCGATCATCGGCGTCGGCGCGACCTTCGTGATTGCGACCGGAGGGCTGGATCTGTCCGTGGGCTCGATGATGGCCTTCGTCGTCGGCGTCATGATCATGGCAATGAACGCGCTCGTCCCGTGGCTTGGCCCCTGGGCGATCCCGGCGGGTGCGCTGGTGGCGCTGATCGTGGGCTCGCTCTGCGGCCTGCTGAACGGTTTGATCATCACCGTAGGGCGAATAGAACCCTTCATCGTCACGCTCGGCACAATGGGCATCTTCCGCGCCTTCATAACCTACATGACCGATGGTGGCTCGCTGTCCATCGATCGCAGCCTGCGGAATGCCTACCGGCCTGTGTATTTCGGTGATTTCCTCGGGATTCCCTACCCGGTCCTGATCACCGCTGTTATCGCCCTGCTCGGCGCGTTCATACTCTACCGGACAAAATACGGTCGCCGTGTCACCGCCGTCGGATCGAATTCCGATGTCGCGCGGTTTTCCGGCGTGCATGTCGGCCGGATCCGGACCATGGCCTTCGTCATACAGGGCTTCTGCGTCGCCGTCGCGGCCATCTGCTACGTCCCGCGCCTTGGCGCCGCGACACCGACCACCGGTCAGCTCTGGGAGCTTCAGGTCATCACGGCTGTCGTTATCGGCGGCACGCTTCTGCGCGGCGGCAAGGCCCATATCTGGGGCACCGTTGCCGGCGCTCTCATTCTCGAGGTTATCGCCAACGTCATGGTTCTTTCGGACATGGTGTCGGAATACCTCGTGGCCGCGGTCCAGGGGGCGATCATCATCATCGCCATGCTGGCTCACCGCTTCACGAGCTCGCGCTGA
- a CDS encoding substrate-binding domain-containing protein, which yields MKIKISGLGLLSAAMMAGTLFGHTALAQDKAFTIAVSIPAATHGWTGGVVYHAQEAEKQIEAAYPNIDVIVSTASSATAQVSSLEDLSATNELDALVILPFTSEELTGPVEQVASNGTFITVVDRGLSDPSIQDLYVAGDNIAVGANTAKWLVEKLGGKGEIVVLRGIPTVIDDERIQGFKDVIDQSDIKILDMQYANWNQDEAFTLMQDYLARYPNIDAVWANDDDMLLGVIEAVDQAEREDIKFALGGNGMKQVIEMVKAGDERTPISTPYPPSMIASAMYMTAAQFAGQAPMRGSFKLDAPLITPENADQFYFPDSPF from the coding sequence ATGAAGATCAAAATCAGCGGGCTGGGGCTCTTGTCAGCGGCAATGATGGCGGGAACGCTGTTCGGGCACACTGCATTGGCCCAGGACAAGGCGTTCACCATCGCGGTGTCCATACCGGCAGCCACGCACGGCTGGACAGGCGGTGTGGTCTACCATGCACAGGAGGCGGAAAAGCAGATAGAGGCCGCGTATCCGAACATCGACGTTATCGTCTCGACAGCCTCGTCAGCGACGGCGCAGGTGTCTTCACTCGAGGACCTGTCGGCGACGAACGAGCTTGACGCTCTTGTCATCCTGCCCTTTACCTCGGAGGAACTGACCGGCCCGGTGGAGCAGGTCGCCTCGAATGGCACCTTCATCACCGTCGTGGACCGGGGACTTTCGGACCCTTCGATCCAGGACCTGTACGTCGCGGGCGACAACATCGCCGTTGGTGCAAACACGGCGAAGTGGCTGGTCGAGAAACTGGGTGGCAAAGGTGAGATCGTCGTGCTGCGCGGCATCCCCACCGTAATTGATGACGAACGCATCCAGGGCTTCAAGGATGTCATCGACCAGTCCGACATCAAGATCCTCGACATGCAGTATGCCAACTGGAACCAGGATGAAGCCTTCACCCTGATGCAGGACTACCTCGCCCGCTATCCGAATATCGATGCGGTCTGGGCCAATGACGATGACATGCTGCTCGGGGTCATCGAAGCTGTCGATCAGGCCGAACGAGAAGACATCAAGTTCGCCCTTGGTGGTAACGGCATGAAACAGGTGATCGAGATGGTGAAGGCGGGCGACGAGCGGACCCCCATTTCCACCCCGTACCCGCCGTCCATGATCGCCTCGGCCATGTACATGACCGCAGCGCAGTTTGCGGGTCAGGCGCCGATGCGCGGATCGTTCAAGCTGGATGCCCCGCTGATCACCCCCGAGAACGCGGACCAGTTCTATTTCCCCGACTCCCCGTTCTGA
- a CDS encoding DJ-1/PfpI family protein — MSGKKILMLTGEFTEEYEIYVYQQGMEAVGHTVHVVCPDKSEGDLIKTSLHDFEGDQTYTEKPGHFAEINKTFSEAEAELESYDAVYAAGGRGPEYIRTDPRIQAMVRHFHDAGKPIFTICHGVQILMAVPGVLKGRKVAGLGACAPEVAAVGGTYIDVEPKEAFVDGTMVSAKGWTGLAAFMRECLKVLGTEIRHT, encoded by the coding sequence ATGAGCGGCAAGAAAATCCTCATGCTCACCGGCGAATTCACGGAAGAATATGAAATCTACGTCTATCAACAGGGTATGGAGGCCGTCGGTCACACGGTTCACGTCGTCTGCCCGGACAAGAGCGAAGGCGACCTGATCAAGACATCGCTCCATGATTTCGAGGGTGATCAGACCTACACCGAAAAGCCAGGCCATTTCGCCGAGATCAACAAGACGTTCTCCGAGGCCGAAGCCGAGCTCGAAAGCTATGACGCGGTCTACGCCGCAGGCGGTCGCGGACCGGAATATATCCGGACCGACCCTCGCATCCAGGCGATGGTCCGGCATTTTCACGATGCCGGGAAGCCCATCTTCACAATCTGCCACGGCGTGCAGATACTCATGGCTGTGCCCGGAGTCCTCAAGGGACGAAAGGTCGCCGGTCTCGGCGCGTGCGCCCCGGAGGTAGCGGCGGTCGGAGGGACCTATATCGACGTCGAGCCGAAAGAGGCCTTCGTCGATGGCACGATGGTGTCGGCAAAAGGCTGGACCGGCCTCGCCGCATTCATGCGTGAGTGCCTCAAGGTCCTCGGCACGGAGATCCGTCATACTTGA